A stretch of the Lolium perenne isolate Kyuss_39 chromosome 3, Kyuss_2.0, whole genome shotgun sequence genome encodes the following:
- the LOC127345040 gene encoding histone H3.3-like, with product MARTKQTARKSTGGKAPRKQLATSIARKSAPTTGGVKKPHRYRPGTVALREIRKYQKSTDLLIRKLPFQRLVREIAQDFKTDLRFQSHAVLALQEAAEAYLVGLFEDTNLCAIHAKRVTIMPKDIQLARRIRGERA from the exons ATGGCGCGCACGAAGCAAACCGCCCGCAAGTCCACCGGCGGCAAGGCGCCCCGGAAGCAGCTCGCCACCTCCATT GCGAGGAAGTCTGCCCCGACGACCGGCGGCGTGAAGAAGCCGCACCGCTACAGGCCCGGCACCGTCGCGCTCCGGGAGATCCGCAAGTACCAGAAGAGCACGGACTTGCTCATCCGCAAGCTTCCGTTCCAGCGCCTGGTGCGGGAGATCGCGCAGGACTTCAAGACGGACCTCCGCTTCCAGAGCCACGCCGTGCTCGCGCTCCAGGAGGCCGCCGAGGCGTACCTCGTCGGACTCTTCGAGGACACCAACCTGTGCGCCATCCACGCCAAGCGCGTCACCATCATGCCCAAGGACATCCAGCTCGCCCGCCGCATCCGCGGAGAACGCGCCTAA